The region AACTCGGACTCGATGGCAATCAATACCGTTGCTGCCAGCAGTACGCCAATCCACAGCCAGAGGTTGACTTTACTGGGGTCATGTTCTGTTTCCTCTAATTCCACCATACCCACATCGTACAAGTAGGCGTGAGTTTTCATAGAAAATAACAGGGTAGACAGGTAAACCAGAATAAGCACGATCGATACTGCTACCGATAGTCCCTGTAGTTTGGACTCGGTGACACCAGCAGTAAAGAAATTGAAGCCCGTGGGCAACAAAATGGCTACGACGGCTAAGTTCATCACCGAAGCATTTACCCGTGCCATGGTCGGTTGAAAGTTCTGTTCTTTGTAGCGCAAGCCTCCCAGTAACATCGACAGACCCATCACCAACAGTAGGTTGCCAATAATAGAACCAGTTAAACTTGCCTTGACAATGTTGACAAACCCCGACTTGAGAGCAACGATGCTGATAATCAGTTCTGTAGCATTACCAAAAGTAGCATTGAGTAGTCCCCCCCAGGAGGGACCCAAAACTACAGCAATTTCCTCTGTGGCTGTACTTAACCAGGAGGCAAGGGGTATGATAGCTAAACAGGAAGTACAAAACACTAACGCTGCCCCCCCATGGAAAAA is a window of Pseudanabaenaceae cyanobacterium SKYG29 DNA encoding:
- the cax gene encoding calcium/proton exchanger, with the translated sequence MTMKNWLSYLLLLFIPLSIGAFFFHGGAALVFCTSCLAIIPLASWLSTATEEIAVVLGPSWGGLLNATFGNATELIISIVALKSGFVNIVKASLTGSIIGNLLLVMGLSMLLGGLRYKEQNFQPTMARVNASVMNLAVVAILLPTGFNFFTAGVTESKLQGLSVAVSIVLILVYLSTLLFSMKTHAYLYDVGMVELEETEHDPSKVNLWLWIGVLLAATVLIAIESELLVDTLEEATESLGLTALFTGVILLPVVGNAAEHATAVTVAMKNKMELSMSVAVGSSMQIALFVAPLLVLLGWVLGQPMDLNFNPFELLAVGIAVLIANSITADGSSNWLEGALLLATYLVLGITFYFHPA